The following are from one region of the Salvelinus alpinus chromosome 16, SLU_Salpinus.1, whole genome shotgun sequence genome:
- the LOC139541647 gene encoding claudin-18-like isoform X2: MVCIKITDVLEFSLFLNVHHCQPYFLGLPAMLQAVRALMIVGMVLGAIGCLVAIFALKCLKMGNMEDSVKATMTLTSGVMFLLGGVCGIAGVSVFANLIVSSFRFTTYAGGGYGGEGVLGGGLGGMGGSLTPRYTFGSALFVGWIGGAVLVVGGVMMCMACRGMVPPEEKRQNYGMAYKPASQHTTVYKANTRPRTAYDDSFRAQSMDGRQSNQQYV, from the exons ATGGTTTGCATCAAGATCACTGACGTGCTGGAGTTTTCCTTATTTTTAAACGTTCACCATTGCCAACCTTACTTCCTGGGGCTACCAG CTATGCTCCAAGCTGTGCGGGCCCTGATGATAGTGGGGATGGTCCTGGGAGCCATCGGTTGTCTGGTCGCCATCTTTGCCCTCAAGTGTCTGAAGATGGGGAACATGGAGGACAGCGTCAAGGCTACCATGACGTTGACCTCTGGGGTCATGTTTCTGCTCGGAG GTGTTTGTGGCATTGCTGGAGTGTCGGTCTTTGCCAACCTAATCGTTAGCAGCTTCCGGTTCACCACCTATGCAGGTGGTGGATATGGAGGAGAAGGAGTACTGGGGGGAGGATTAGGAGGAATGGGAGGATCTCTCACTCCCAG GTACACATTTGGCTCCGCCCTCTTTGTGGGGTGGATAGGCGGAGCCGTGCTGGTCGTGGGAGGGGTTATGATGTGTATGGCCTGTCGGGGGATGGTTCCACCAGAGGAGAAGAGACAAAA TTATGGGATGGCCTACAAGCCTGCTTCCCAACACACAACAGTTTACAAAGCTAACACCAGACCCAGAACGGCCTATGACGATTCTTTCAGAGCCCAGAGTATGGATGGAAGACAATCCAACCAGCAATATGTGTGA
- the LOC139541647 gene encoding claudin-18-like isoform X1, with protein sequence MAATLCQVMGFVLSLLGVGGIIAATGMDQWATEDLYDNPVTAIFSYSGLWRSCVRQSSGFTECRPYFTILGLPAMLQAVRALMIVGMVLGAIGCLVAIFALKCLKMGNMEDSVKATMTLTSGVMFLLGGVCGIAGVSVFANLIVSSFRFTTYAGGGYGGEGVLGGGLGGMGGSLTPRYTFGSALFVGWIGGAVLVVGGVMMCMACRGMVPPEEKRQNYGMAYKPASQHTTVYKANTRPRTAYDDSFRAQSMDGRQSNQQYV encoded by the exons ATGGCGGCGACCCTGTGCCAGGTGATGGGCTTTGTGCTGAGCCTGCTGGGGGTGGGTGGGATTATAGCCGCCACTGGGATGGACCAGTGGGCGACGGAGGACCTGTACGACAACCCTGTGACCGCCATCTTCTCCTACTCAGGACTCTGGAGATCCTGCGTCCGGCAGAGCTCCGGATTCACAGAGTGCCGACCCTACTTCACCATCCTGGGGCTACCAG CTATGCTCCAAGCTGTGCGGGCCCTGATGATAGTGGGGATGGTCCTGGGAGCCATCGGTTGTCTGGTCGCCATCTTTGCCCTCAAGTGTCTGAAGATGGGGAACATGGAGGACAGCGTCAAGGCTACCATGACGTTGACCTCTGGGGTCATGTTTCTGCTCGGAG GTGTTTGTGGCATTGCTGGAGTGTCGGTCTTTGCCAACCTAATCGTTAGCAGCTTCCGGTTCACCACCTATGCAGGTGGTGGATATGGAGGAGAAGGAGTACTGGGGGGAGGATTAGGAGGAATGGGAGGATCTCTCACTCCCAG GTACACATTTGGCTCCGCCCTCTTTGTGGGGTGGATAGGCGGAGCCGTGCTGGTCGTGGGAGGGGTTATGATGTGTATGGCCTGTCGGGGGATGGTTCCACCAGAGGAGAAGAGACAAAA TTATGGGATGGCCTACAAGCCTGCTTCCCAACACACAACAGTTTACAAAGCTAACACCAGACCCAGAACGGCCTATGACGATTCTTTCAGAGCCCAGAGTATGGATGGAAGACAATCCAACCAGCAATATGTGTGA